The Sphaerospermopsis torques-reginae ITEP-024 genome has a window encoding:
- a CDS encoding N-acetyl sugar amidotransferase, translated as MNIISYPTAVDLSRFVQEQSNPDVLYGLPSEVKFCRQCVISNQRPNSSVEYQHTQQSKKKTINFDEHGVCDACNFAERKKYSIDWSEREQQLKQLCDRFRKNDGSYDCIVPGSGGKDSFYASHVLKHKYGMNPLTVTWAPHIYTEWGWKNFQSWIHAGLDNYLMTPNGRVHRLLTRLSTELLFHPFQAFMFGQKSLAPKMALLFNIPLVFYGENEAEYGNPISDTDKAQRDWAYFSAPDQSQVFLGGVSIRDLKEQFGLEQNDLQPYLPADPNQLAERKVEVHYLGYYLKWHPQGCYYYAVENGGFQASPERTPGTYSKYNSIDDRIDDFHYYTTGIKFGIGRASYDAAQEIRSGDIERDEGVALVKRFDHEFPERFADEIFRYLSLPQKEFPIASKMFEQPIMDREYFQLLTDQFRSPHLWYYANGEWKLRHAVY; from the coding sequence ATGAATATAATTTCTTATCCCACAGCCGTTGACCTATCTCGATTTGTTCAGGAACAAAGTAATCCAGATGTTTTGTATGGGTTACCCTCTGAAGTTAAATTTTGTCGCCAATGTGTAATTTCTAATCAGCGTCCCAACTCATCTGTGGAGTATCAACACACCCAGCAGAGCAAAAAGAAAACTATCAATTTCGACGAACATGGAGTCTGTGATGCGTGTAACTTTGCAGAACGTAAAAAATACAGTATTGACTGGTCAGAGCGAGAACAACAATTAAAACAACTCTGCGATCGTTTTAGGAAGAATGATGGTAGCTATGACTGTATCGTTCCAGGTTCTGGAGGTAAAGATAGTTTTTACGCATCCCATGTGTTGAAACATAAGTATGGAATGAATCCTTTAACCGTAACTTGGGCACCTCACATTTACACTGAATGGGGATGGAAAAACTTCCAATCCTGGATTCATGCCGGTTTAGACAATTATTTGATGACTCCCAACGGACGAGTTCACAGATTGTTAACCAGACTTTCCACAGAATTGCTATTTCATCCTTTCCAAGCCTTTATGTTTGGGCAAAAGTCATTAGCTCCCAAGATGGCATTGCTATTTAACATTCCACTGGTGTTTTATGGTGAAAATGAAGCCGAATATGGCAATCCCATCAGTGATACAGATAAAGCCCAGCGGGATTGGGCTTATTTTTCAGCACCAGATCAATCCCAAGTGTTCTTGGGAGGAGTTTCCATTAGGGACTTGAAGGAACAGTTTGGTTTGGAGCAAAATGATTTACAGCCCTATCTACCAGCTGATCCCAACCAACTAGCAGAAAGAAAAGTGGAAGTCCATTATTTGGGTTACTACCTCAAGTGGCATCCCCAAGGGTGTTACTACTATGCAGTGGAAAATGGCGGATTTCAGGCATCACCGGAAAGAACACCCGGTACATACAGCAAGTACAACAGCATTGATGACCGTATTGATGACTTCCACTATTACACCACAGGCATTAAATTTGGCATTGGTCGAGCTAGCTATGATGCGGCGCAAGAAATTCGCTCTGGTGATATTGAACGGGATGAGGGAGTTGCTTTGGTCAAGCGTTTTGATCATGAATTTCCTGAACGTTTTGCTGATGAAATTTTCCGTTATCTTAGTTTGCCTCAGAAAGAATTTCCCATTGCCAGTAAAATGTTTGAACAACCAATTATGGATAGGGAGTATTTCCAACTTTTAACTGACCAGTTTCGCTCTCCGCATCTGTGGTACTACGCAAATGGTGAATGGAAGCTACGCCATGCTGTTTACTGA